The sequence AACTGATGGGAAATGATGTGCTAAATGATTCAATGAGGAATCCTCTCCCACCTCTCcatttcttgaatttgaacttgcaATATTCTCATTTAGACTTCTTCTAAATCTAGCCATTTCCATGTTGGAATTCAAAGGAATTGAAGTGGTGGTTGAGAAGCTACCTTGATGATGATTGCTAGAGGAAAGGATTGTGTTGTCTTGTAAAGACTGGAAATTGAGAAAATGGACATTTGGGTAGCTGTGGAACTCACTGAAGAATGGATTCTTGGAACCATCAGATGATGGAAACAAGTTAACATTCTGAATTGGGATGTCATAATTCACCTCCTGCTGGTTGTCCTGAACTCCACATTCAGTATTGGAAACACTACTAAATCTTGGGTTTTGTTGTTGATCAAATGAACACTGCATTTTGGAATTAAGTTTAGTACAATGGGAATTACTAGGGAACTCACCAAGAGCATCAATTGCAGCTTTAGCTTCATTAATCAGCCAATCAATGGCCTTACTTGGACGGTCGTAGCCAAGCCTGTCTTGCACATCATAGAACTGAATTGCAGTGTTTGGTGATAGCCTAACTCTTCGGTCCTTCGGACCCTTTGCCGTTGAAACCTTGCTGTGCCTGTCTTTTCTTCCTGTGGCTCGTATAATTCGGCCTCCGTGGACTTCTATCACGTCCATTTTAGCTCTCTTTGGCTTCATTTGTTCTGTCACTTTGTTCAATTCTTGTTCACATGCTGTGAAATTAGCCCATTTTGCTGGTTTTGGGCAGAGTGGCTGTGGCAATTGCTGGATGTGCTGGTTTTGGTAGTGACTTTGAAGGTTTTCAATGCCATTTTCTTGAAAagcttcctcttcctcctcttcttcatcTGATACTTGAAGCTGATGATTCATTGGAGGATTTAGATTCCAAGTAATCTATCTTCCaccttttaactttttttagtGTTGGCACTTGGCAACTGCTTTAATAATAAAGCCACTGTGACTTTGGGCCCCTTAAAGGTTAGCTTTACATAAGCTAATTGTAAGGCTGTAATCAGTAAGTAGTAACACTAAAGAATGGTGCCACTTTTTGATAGGGGGCGCTTTCTCCAAAACGAAACTTTCTAGCCAAATTCGAATTAGTAGGAGTCCAAAACAGTTACCGAACAATAGGTGAGAAACagaaaaattgtaaaaacaaGTATCAAATACTCTAGTAGAGCATATAGGACTTTCAGGTGTGTGTCCCAATTTGCTTAAATATATGTCCCTATCATATATGCAGATAAGTTATACTTACATAACAACAAATATTGAGTATGTGAAAATGAAAAGAGGCCATTTTACATTCATGCATGTAGTCAGTAGGCCCAAGAGGGAAAAAGATGGTACAGTAGTACATGCCTCACACAGAGACAGGAGATCAAAATTAAAGAGTTTGGAATTGGGTACACTTTACACCAATAAgtaattttatcttctttttgggTTATTCGTGTCTTTGTAAGTGGTCAAAGTATTATATTATTAGAGGGTACAagattttctaaagttcaatTATGGTATATAATGTACATTGCAAAAGAAAAGGCTGGTTCTGAGTGAGTTCTGAAACCCAGTTGAATTGCTTTTTGTATATAAAGGCTGCACTTTTGATGAAAGCCAGCATTCACTACATACTGTCACCGGCCTTGACCTTTCACAACATCCGTATTTATACGACATATATACTCAATGTAATTCCAcaaatgaggtttgggaagatgGTGTGTACGCAACCTTACCGTTGTTCCTTCCTGATGACAATATCCCCTAGTTATATATATTGTATGAAACACCATCATTTTGTCATTGTCCCTATGATTACTGGTCTGTACATGCAAATTCAATTGAACTCACAACTTGCTACTCACTAGCCACTATATATGTACTATCAATAACAAATTCAAATGAAGCATACATTGcaaaaatcctactcccaacctaAAAAACTCATTTATATATATCTAAATCTTGAACATACCATCCTCCCAACATCTTGTAAATATGTTTTTCATTATGTtggaattaaaaaagaaattgaaagaaaccTTCTAAATTTTATCACATTGATTGCCTCTCATTGATGTAAACTTGCCCACTTTATAAAATCAATAGATAATTTACTATTTCTACTCATTTTACTCTTAACATTAAATACAATTCATTATCTAATGCATTTCCgaaagcattaaatttattatattcaaaggtaTTATGGTAAAATTATCCCTATATCATCTTCTACCTTTTAATCCTTGTGTCAATAGAAAAGTAGACAAATAAaataaacgaagagagtaatgaAATACTACAAGTATACAACTATACTAATACCTAGTCTTTATTAATTTCATGACTTGTGCCAACCCTCTCACCCTAAATCATTCATTGTCCAGTCTCCTAACAAGGTAAAGAGCCAACTCATTCTACTCTTGGGGATTCATACATCGATCTCACCTTTTATGACATCCATTTAGTGTGCACCATACAATACAACCTCTCATCAGTGCAAATAGTTATTACTCTTACTAATGTTTTTCAGTTACTTTAATTTAACCTGCTCTCGCCAGAAACACTTGCCTGAAATTAATCACCAAGCTTAAATTAAATCGCCTCTAGTTTAATTAATCAAAGTAGTAAATACATGAGTAGGTTACTCAAAATGAATGTGACCCTCTACCCCACTTCATTTCTTTTTGCCTTGCAAAAAtgattcaaaaaaagaaaaaaactgttAAAGGATATCAAAACTAGGAAGTGAACTTACAATTAAAGcaatattttgtgccctttactactatattttttgtttcttcttatgcacgaaaattatcttttatttatatgtGCAATATACTTTTAGACGAAGAGGATTTAATTAAACCACCTTTGGTATATACTAATAGCGTAATTAGCAGGAAACTAGACAACTACTACCGACCTATTGCTACAATTTAATTTGTACATTGTTTGTGGCCTCTGGGAGTAATAGTTAGCGTTGTGGTGTGCTTCTATGCCTTTACTTTATACCAAAATTAATTGCC comes from Capsicum annuum cultivar UCD-10X-F1 chromosome 2, UCD10Xv1.1, whole genome shotgun sequence and encodes:
- the LOC107861193 gene encoding transcription factor TCP4, with protein sequence MNHQLQVSDEEEEEEEAFQENGIENLQSHYQNQHIQQLPQPLCPKPAKWANFTACEQELNKVTEQMKPKRAKMDVIEVHGGRIIRATGRKDRHSKVSTAKGPKDRRVRLSPNTAIQFYDVQDRLGYDRPSKAIDWLINEAKAAIDALGEFPSNSHCTKLNSKMQCSFDQQQNPRFSSVSNTECGVQDNQQEVNYDIPIQNVNLFPSSDGSKNPFFSEFHSYPNVHFLNFQSLQDNTILSSSNHHQGSFSTTTSIPLNSNMEMARFRRSLNENIASSNSRNGEVGEDSSLNHLAHHFPSVLSQNQVFSHREPLQSSIFPLTRDPLSTQHHTLSYGFANDGFSGVTSSAPRIQGEEEQGTMFSAS